The Streptomyces capitiformicae genome contains the following window.
AGCCCCGCCACGAGAGCCGGCCGATCCAGGTGCTGGGCCGGGCGGCCCTCGCCCAGATCAACGTGCCGTACGACGACGGCTCGGAGGAGTACAACGACGTCACCCAGGAGTACTTCGGCGACAGCGCGCTCCCGCTCAGGCCGGCCGACTGCCCCGGCGGTGAACTGCGGAGCTTCCGTGTCGCGGAGTTGGACAGCGACGCGCGGCGCACGGTGAAGGGGCTGTGCGTGACGACGCAGCCGCGCGGGTTCGCGTACCACGGTCACAGCGAGGACGTGGAGGAGAGGCGGCCGCGTATCGACTCCGCCCAGGGCCAGGACCTGGTCGTCTACACGATCAACAAGGTCGCCTACTACCACTACGTCACCCAGTGGAACTTCTCCGACGACGGCACGATCACCGCCAAGGAGGGCGCCACCGGCAACCTCTCGCCCGGCGACTTCGACGCCTCCGACGGCACCGGCTGGCCGGTCGGCAAGGGCGGCGCGGCGAAGGCGCTCAGCCATCAGCACAGCGTCCTGTGGAAGCTCGACTTCAAGCCGGACGGGTCCTGGAAGTCGAAGGTCGAGCAGTACGACACGAAGCCGAACGGCACGGACGCCGACACCGGGTACGGGCGACTCATCACCTCCCGCAAGCAGCTGACCAAGGAGTTCGCGGGCGACAACACCAACGACCGCTGGTGGCGCGTGGTCAGCACCGCCGGCCGGAACAAGGACGGCCACCCGCGTTCCTGGCAGATCGTCCAGCACCACACCGACAAGTACGTACGGCACCCCTGGACCCGGCACGACCTCTATGTCACCCAGTGGCACGACTGCGAGCAGTACGCGAGCGACAACGTCGACGCGGTCGGCGAGGGCGCGCCCTGCAAGGACGACGTGGCCAAGTTCGTGAGCGGCGAGACCCTCAAGCGCCCCGTCGTCTGGGTCAACGTCGGCTTCCACCACATCGCCCGCGACGAGGACCAGACCCCCATGCCGGTCCACTGGCAGAGCTTCCAGATCGTCCCGCGCGACGCGACCGCCATGAACCCGCTGACGCCGGACCGGCTCCACGACCAGGAATTCAACGGGCACAACTGACCGGCCACGGCTGGCTGACCACAACTCACCAGCTCAGCAAGTCGATCGAACGGGGAGGCAGACATGCCACGCCGCTGCCACAG
Protein-coding sequences here:
- a CDS encoding copper amine oxidase, which translates into the protein MRRKPKSRNLKSLTRTLALTGAALAVMGTGAPLAAPTGETGAERAAATAAAACTGASAITKTLPSGTTWRMCWANNPTSGLVLTDVTYQPRHESRPIQVLGRAALAQINVPYDDGSEEYNDVTQEYFGDSALPLRPADCPGGELRSFRVAELDSDARRTVKGLCVTTQPRGFAYHGHSEDVEERRPRIDSAQGQDLVVYTINKVAYYHYVTQWNFSDDGTITAKEGATGNLSPGDFDASDGTGWPVGKGGAAKALSHQHSVLWKLDFKPDGSWKSKVEQYDTKPNGTDADTGYGRLITSRKQLTKEFAGDNTNDRWWRVVSTAGRNKDGHPRSWQIVQHHTDKYVRHPWTRHDLYVTQWHDCEQYASDNVDAVGEGAPCKDDVAKFVSGETLKRPVVWVNVGFHHIARDEDQTPMPVHWQSFQIVPRDATAMNPLTPDRLHDQEFNGHN